The DNA region TTTGCAACGGACGCAGTGAAAAATCGATTGTTGCTACTCGGTTATTTGCGCCGAGAACATCAACTTCATAGCGGACAAACTCCCCTTGAACTGCACGAGCGATCGCTTGTTTTAATTGTTCTTGAGTTTGAGGTGAAATCGTCCACCAATGTGCTTCCCAAAAAGGGCGATTAATCACATCTTCAAGCTTAAGTCCGCCAAAACTGAGCGCAGTCTGGTTCGCCTCCAGTAAAATGCCATCTGGCGTTAGCAGTCCTGTGAATTGGAAAGTGTTATCGAAAATTGCCCGGAATCGGCGATCGCTTTCCTGTAGTGCAGTAGTGCGTTCCTCGACTTTGGCTTCTAATTCAGCCTTGAGGGTTTGCAGGTTGTTCTGAAGTTGGGCTTGTTGGATAGCGATCGCTAGTTGCACCGTCAGTTGGTTGAGAAATTCTACCTCAAATGTCTGCCATTGGCGGAAAGCAGAACATTGATGCACAATGAATAACCCCCATACAACTGCTGGAGTCCCTTGGTTCTCTAACAAAATGGGGACAACCAAATTCGCCTTGACTTGAAACTGTTCCAAAAATTGAATATGGCGATCGCTTAAACCCGCTTCGTAGATGTTCGTTGCTGCCCAAATTTTTCCTTGGTAGTATTCTTCTCTTGGGCTTTGCTGAAAATCGGTATCTTCAATTTCAAGTTCCAAGGTTGGTGTCCATTGGGATAAAACCGACTCAGCTATAACTTTACCCTGTATCTGATGAGTAAATTGATACACCAGTACGCAATCAGCCTTGAGTAACTGGCGGACTTCTTTGACACTCGTAGCAAGGATGTCTTGAAACTTCAAGGATTTACGAATATCAAGAGCGATCGCTCCAATTAACTTTTGTTGTTCCTGTAGCTGTTTTAGCTGTTGCATTAGCTGTAATTGTTAGCTTTCAACCTACGTACAAGTACCTCAAGAGTGCTGAGTTCCGAGTTCCGAGTGCTGAGTGGGCAGAGGGGAGAATAACTCCTAACTCCTAACTCCTAACTCAGTACTCAGCACTATTTTGCCCAATGCCCTGAATCAAGAAATCCGGACTTTTTCTTGATCGCAGACTACTATTTTTAGTCGTATAAACGCATAATAGAATAGTGACTGATCTGTTCGCCCCTTTACAATCTCTCAAACAAGGTGACTGGTTCAAGCTGATCTGCGGAGCCAGCTTCCAGCATTTACCGGCAGTCAGAAGTTTAACTTTAGCCTATACTTTGGCGGGCGCTGACTGCATAGATGTTGCAGCTGATCCAGCAGTGATTGCAGCAGCGCAAGCAGGGCTACTTGTAGCCAAATCTCTGGCTACGGATGCCCAAAAGCGAGGCTTTAGCTACAAAGGTAACTCACCCTTTTTGATGGTAAGCCTGAACGATGGAGAAGACCCCCATTTTCGGAAAGCAGAATTTAATCCTACTGAGTGTCCTACAGACTGTCCTAGACCCTGTGAACGGATTTGTCCGGCACAAGCGATCGTGTTTAACAATGTAAAAAATGTAAAAGAAAACTTTTCGGGAGTAATATCAGAAAAGTGCTATGGCTGCGGTCGTTGTATACCAGTTTGTCCATATAGTATAATTGATACAAGTTCATATATGTCAACGCCGGGAGCGATCGCGCCATTGGTAATGTCAACGGGAATAGATGCCGTAGAAATCCATACAAAAGTCGGGCGGTTGACAGAATTTGAGCAATTATGGCAGGCAATTTCACCGTGGGCCGATCAATTAAAGCTAGTAGCTATCAGCTGTCCCGATGGCGAGGGGATGATTGACTACCTAAGAGCAATATATGACCTGATTGCCCCACTCAAGAGTGCCTTAATTTGGCAAACCGACGGCCGTGCCATGAGTGGTGATATTGGCGATGGCACCACAATAGCTGCGGTGAAATTAGGGCAAAAAGTTTTGGCAGCTAAGTTACCGGGATATGTGCAGTTAGCAGGCGGCACAAATAGCTATACCGTTGCTAAGTTAAAGGCAATGGGAATGCTGAAGAGAGCAGGGGGAGCAGGGGGAGATGAGGGAGCAGGGGGAGATAGGGAAGTAAATTCTTCCTCATCCCTCTCATCCCCCTCATCCCCCTCATCCTCCCCATCCATTGCTGGAGTGGCCTACGGTAGCTACGCCCGCGTATTGCTGTCACCAATTCTCGAACAGTTAGAGAATAAGGAGGTAAGTAACACCAATGTGCAAGCGAATCTTCGCCTCGAAGAAAATGACGTATTACTTTGGCAAGCTGTAAAACTTGCCCATTCTCTCGTTTCCCAGATCAAGTCACAGCAGGAGCATTAATTGCTCGTTTCGGGAAATTACCCAGAGCGAGTTCTCCTGCACGCAAATGTCCTCGCTATCTCTAAAAACGTCACCATAGAAAGCATGACGATTACAGACGATCTCCAAAAGTTATTAGACATTTTGCCCCAAGACCTGCAACAAGTACTAGAGAGTCATCCCAAACGAGATAGTTTAGTAGAAGTGGTCTTGGATTTGGGCCGTCGCCCAGAGGCTCGGTTTCCTAATCAAGCTGAGTATCTGAGCGAAGTACCCGTTACTCAAGAACAGATAGATGATTGTATTCAACGAGTTGGAATCTTTGGCGGAGATAATCGAGCAGGAATTGAGCAAACTTTGCATCGGATCAGCGCCATCCGCAACCGCACAGGTAAGATTATTGGCTTGACCTGTCGCGTTGGTCGCGCGGTATTCGGAACCATTGGCATGATCCGCGATTTGGTAGAAACTGGTAAATCGATTCTCATGCTGGGGCGTCCAGGCGTGGGCAAAACTACTGCCTTACGGGAAATCGCCCGTGTTTTGGCAGATGATCTGCAAAAGCGAGTGGTGATTATTGACACCTCCAACGAAATAGCTGGGGATGGTGATGTTGCTCACCCTGCTATTGGTCGCGCTCGGCGGATGCAAGTGGCTCATCCCAATGAACAGCATCAGGTGATGATTGAGGCAGTGGAAAACCACATGCCAGAAGTGATTGTCATTGATGAAATTGGCACGGAACTGGAAGCTTTAGCGGCTCGTACCATTGCGGAACGGGGTGTACAGTTGGTAGGTACTGCCCACGGGAATCAGATCGAAAATCTGATTAAAAACCCCACCCTGGCTGATTTAGTTGGGGGTATCCAAGCTGTGACGCTGGGAGACGACGAAGCAAGACGCCGAGGTTCTCAAAAGACTGTTTTGGAGCGGAAAGCGCCTCCTACCTTTGAAATCGCTGTAGAAATGTTGGAGCGCCAACGCTGGACAGTACATGAAAGTGTTGCTGACACAGTAGATAATCTGCTGCGGGGTCGTCAGCCTACCCCACAAACAAGAACTGTTGATGACCAAGGTAAAATTGCTGTTACAAGGCAGTTAGCTGTTGTCAACGGTCGCGGCGGTGGACAGCTAGCGACAGTGGAGGAATCTTTCGCACCGGCG from Nostoc commune NIES-4072 includes:
- the ldpA gene encoding circadian clock protein LdpA, whose translation is MTDLFAPLQSLKQGDWFKLICGASFQHLPAVRSLTLAYTLAGADCIDVAADPAVIAAAQAGLLVAKSLATDAQKRGFSYKGNSPFLMVSLNDGEDPHFRKAEFNPTECPTDCPRPCERICPAQAIVFNNVKNVKENFSGVISEKCYGCGRCIPVCPYSIIDTSSYMSTPGAIAPLVMSTGIDAVEIHTKVGRLTEFEQLWQAISPWADQLKLVAISCPDGEGMIDYLRAIYDLIAPLKSALIWQTDGRAMSGDIGDGTTIAAVKLGQKVLAAKLPGYVQLAGGTNSYTVAKLKAMGMLKRAGGAGGDEGAGGDREVNSSSSLSSPSSPSSSPSIAGVAYGSYARVLLSPILEQLENKEVSNTNVQANLRLEENDVLLWQAVKLAHSLVSQIKSQQEH
- a CDS encoding R3H domain-containing nucleic acid-binding protein; this encodes MTITDDLQKLLDILPQDLQQVLESHPKRDSLVEVVLDLGRRPEARFPNQAEYLSEVPVTQEQIDDCIQRVGIFGGDNRAGIEQTLHRISAIRNRTGKIIGLTCRVGRAVFGTIGMIRDLVETGKSILMLGRPGVGKTTALREIARVLADDLQKRVVIIDTSNEIAGDGDVAHPAIGRARRMQVAHPNEQHQVMIEAVENHMPEVIVIDEIGTELEALAARTIAERGVQLVGTAHGNQIENLIKNPTLADLVGGIQAVTLGDDEARRRGSQKTVLERKAPPTFEIAVEMLERQRWTVHESVADTVDNLLRGRQPTPQTRTVDDQGKIAVTRQLAVVNGRGGGQLATVEESFAPARPSNGWRSSGQMVALPQLPVERVTGRSEFDRLLDESFNYSESIDLDAVTRVPGPNGEDLPLHVYPYGVSRHQLEQVISVLTLPVVLTKDIDTADAILALRSHVKNHAKLRQMAKARHVPIHVIKSSTIPQITRGLRRLLNIDDPEMADDLELQLFLHNGSDDEMDALEEARLAVEQIVIPKGQPVELLPRSSQVRKMQHELVEHYRLKSHSFGEEPNRRLRIYPA